A genomic stretch from Nocardia wallacei includes:
- the dnaN gene encoding DNA polymerase III subunit beta translates to MELASMKFRVAREDFAESVAWVARSLPSRPPVPVLGGVLLVAGEDGLTVSGFDYEVSAQMRVAAEVAGPGQVLVSGRLLADITKALSNKPVDVSVDGTRVLIACGSAKFSLPTMPVEDYPQLPELPPQTGELGVDVFSEAVGQVAVAAGRDDTLPMLTGIRVEIEGSKVVLAATDRFRLAVRHLEWRPGRDDVETAVLVPARTLSESAKTLGPSDSPVQLAFGTGTDGLLGIVNGGRRTTTRLLDAEFPKFRQLLPKEHTSIATLQVSALIEAIKRVALVAERGAQVRLEFSEQGLLLSAGGDDAGRAEEWLEAEFRGEPLTIAFNPGYLNDGLSALHSDRVTFGFTTPSRPAVLCPTGEEEPEVLDSGAYAALAGNYIYLLMPVRLPG, encoded by the coding sequence ATGGAGCTTGCAAGCATGAAGTTTCGGGTCGCTCGCGAGGATTTCGCGGAATCCGTCGCCTGGGTGGCCCGTAGCCTGCCGTCGCGCCCACCGGTTCCGGTGCTGGGCGGCGTCCTGCTCGTCGCGGGCGAGGACGGGCTGACGGTCTCGGGGTTCGACTACGAGGTCTCCGCGCAGATGCGAGTGGCCGCCGAGGTGGCGGGTCCGGGCCAGGTGCTGGTCTCCGGCCGCCTGCTGGCCGACATCACCAAGGCGCTGTCCAACAAGCCGGTGGACGTCTCGGTGGACGGCACCCGCGTGCTGATCGCCTGCGGCAGTGCCAAATTCTCGCTGCCGACCATGCCGGTCGAGGATTATCCACAGCTGCCCGAGCTGCCGCCGCAGACCGGTGAGCTGGGTGTCGACGTCTTCTCCGAGGCGGTCGGCCAGGTCGCCGTCGCCGCCGGCCGCGACGACACCCTGCCCATGCTCACCGGCATCCGAGTCGAGATCGAGGGCTCGAAGGTCGTCCTGGCGGCCACCGACCGCTTCCGCCTCGCGGTGCGGCACCTGGAATGGCGGCCGGGCCGCGACGACGTGGAGACGGCCGTCCTGGTGCCCGCGCGCACCCTCTCGGAGTCCGCGAAGACGCTGGGCCCCTCCGACTCCCCGGTGCAGCTGGCCTTCGGTACGGGCACCGACGGGCTGCTCGGCATCGTCAACGGCGGCCGCCGCACCACCACCCGCCTGCTCGACGCGGAATTCCCCAAGTTCCGCCAGTTACTCCCCAAGGAGCACACCTCCATCGCGACCTTGCAGGTGAGTGCGCTGATCGAGGCCATCAAGCGCGTCGCCCTGGTCGCCGAGCGCGGCGCCCAGGTCCGGCTGGAGTTCTCCGAGCAGGGCCTGCTGCTGTCGGCCGGCGGCGACGACGCGGGCCGTGCCGAGGAGTGGCTGGAGGCCGAGTTCCGCGGCGAGCCGCTGACCATCGCCTTCAACCCGGGCTACCTCAACGACGGTCTGTCTGCCCTGCATTCGGACCGGGTGACCTTCGGATTCACCACCCCCAGCCGTCCCGCGGTGCTGTGCCCGACCGGCGAGGAGGAGCCGGAGGTGCTCGATTCGGGGGCGTACGCCGCACTCGCCGGAAACTACATCTACCTGCTGATGCCGGTTCGCCTGCCGGGCTGA
- the recF gene encoding DNA replication/repair protein RecF (All proteins in this family for which functions are known are DNA-binding proteins that assist the filamentation of RecA onto DNA for the initiation of recombination or recombinational repair.), which translates to MHVRALSLRDFRSWEQAELELPAGRTVFLGANGNGKTNLVEALGYLATLGSHRVSTDAPLIRLGAQRSRIGATVVNSGRELRIDIELNQGAANRAQINRSPVRRTREILGILQTVLFAPEDLALVRGDPSERRRFLDELCTARLPRLAGVRSDYDRVLRQRSALLKTAGRQVRSRSGSPAELSTLDVWDGHLAAHGAELLAQRLRLVHEIHPYLARAYGSIAPESRPAAIRYRSSHLPPELLAPDRIPQPDDTEVLESILLRELAAARGKELERGVCLVGPHRDDLELMLGSAPAKGFASHGESWSFALALRLAAFELLRSVGTDPVLLLDDVFAELDRRRRAALAAVAATAEQVLITAAVPEDVPPELDATPVRVDTTGEADQRTSRVDGPPAAAAPMPADTAAEG; encoded by the coding sequence ATGCACGTCCGGGCCTTGAGCCTGCGGGACTTTCGCTCCTGGGAGCAGGCCGAACTCGAACTGCCCGCCGGCCGAACGGTTTTCCTGGGCGCCAATGGCAACGGCAAGACGAACCTGGTCGAAGCCCTGGGTTATCTGGCGACCTTGGGCTCGCACCGGGTATCCACAGACGCGCCCCTGATCCGCCTGGGAGCACAGCGATCTCGGATCGGCGCCACCGTGGTGAACTCCGGCCGCGAGCTGCGCATCGATATCGAACTCAATCAGGGCGCGGCCAATCGCGCGCAGATCAACCGCTCGCCGGTGCGGCGCACGCGGGAGATCCTGGGGATTCTCCAGACGGTGCTGTTTGCCCCGGAAGATCTGGCGCTGGTGCGTGGCGACCCGTCGGAGCGGCGGCGCTTCCTCGACGAGCTGTGCACCGCGCGGCTGCCGCGCCTGGCGGGTGTGCGCTCGGACTACGACCGGGTGCTCCGGCAGCGTTCGGCGCTGTTGAAAACCGCGGGCCGCCAAGTCCGCTCGCGGTCGGGCTCGCCCGCCGAGCTGAGCACGCTGGACGTGTGGGACGGCCATCTCGCCGCCCACGGCGCCGAACTGCTGGCGCAGCGGCTGCGGTTGGTGCACGAAATACACCCGTATCTGGCGCGGGCGTACGGCTCGATCGCCCCGGAATCGCGCCCCGCCGCCATCCGCTACCGGAGTTCGCACCTGCCGCCGGAACTACTGGCCCCCGACCGAATTCCACAACCCGACGACACCGAGGTGCTGGAGTCGATCCTGCTGCGCGAGCTGGCGGCCGCGCGCGGCAAGGAACTGGAGCGCGGCGTCTGCCTCGTCGGCCCACACCGCGACGACCTTGAACTGATGCTCGGCTCGGCCCCGGCCAAGGGGTTCGCCAGCCATGGGGAATCGTGGTCCTTCGCCCTGGCCTTGCGGCTGGCGGCCTTCGAGCTGCTGCGCAGCGTCGGCACCGACCCGGTCCTGCTGCTCGACGACGTATTCGCCGAACTCGACCGCCGCCGCCGCGCCGCCTTGGCCGCCGTCGCCGCCACGGCCGAACAGGTACTCATCACCGCGGCCGTGCCCGAGGATGTCCCGCCCGAACTCGATGCCACACCCGTCCGGGTCGACACCACGGGCGAGGCGGACCAGCGCACTTCCCGGGTCGATGGGCCCCCTGCCGCGGCTGCTCCGATGCCCGCCGACACCGCCGCCGAGGGGTGA
- a CDS encoding DUF721 family protein, with amino-acid sequence MSGRCGPRTGGVAVDESERGDASSPDAGTEPRGIDLARRALEEARAAARASGKAVGQGRASPRKGGVRALRRRSGWSGARPDERDPQPLSALAGALAKSRGWSSKVAEGMVFGRWADVVGEDVAAHAAPVSLTDGVLSIQAESTAWATQLRMLQSQILAKINAAVGQGVVTTLKISGPAAPSWRKGERHIKGRGPRDTYG; translated from the coding sequence ATGTCCGGCCGGTGTGGGCCGAGGACGGGAGGAGTGGCTGTGGACGAATCCGAGCGCGGTGACGCCTCGTCGCCCGACGCCGGGACCGAGCCGCGCGGCATCGACCTGGCCCGCCGCGCACTCGAGGAGGCTCGCGCCGCCGCCCGTGCGAGCGGGAAAGCCGTCGGCCAGGGCCGGGCCTCGCCGCGCAAGGGCGGTGTCCGGGCGCTGCGGCGACGGTCGGGATGGTCCGGCGCGCGGCCCGACGAGCGCGACCCCCAGCCGCTGTCCGCGCTGGCGGGTGCGCTGGCCAAGAGCCGCGGCTGGTCGAGCAAGGTGGCCGAGGGCATGGTGTTCGGCCGCTGGGCCGACGTCGTCGGTGAGGATGTCGCCGCGCACGCCGCCCCGGTGTCGCTGACCGACGGCGTGCTGAGCATCCAGGCGGAGTCCACCGCGTGGGCGACCCAGCTTCGCATGCTGCAATCCCAGATCCTGGCGAAGATCAACGCCGCGGTGGGGCAGGGCGTGGTGACGACTCTGAAGATCAGCGGCCCGGCTGCTCCGAGCTGGCGCAAGGGCGAGCGGCACATCAAGGGCCGCGGTCCGCGCGACACCTACGGCTAG
- the gyrB gene encoding DNA topoisomerase (ATP-hydrolyzing) subunit B: MAANDSNASGSTRAKAGNQDYGASNITVLEGLEAVRKRPGMYIGSTGERGLHHLVQEVVDNSVDEAMAGYATRVDVTLLADGGVEVVDDGRGIPVEMHAQGIPTLEVVMTQLHAGGKFDSDAYAVSGGLHGVGISVVNALSTRMVTEIDRDGFHWSQEYKDSKPGKLVKGEPTKRTGTTQRFWADPAIFETTTYNFETIARRLQEMAFLNKGLTITLTDERVSDAEITDEVVSDTAEAPKADAEPVEHKVKTRTYHYPGGLADFVKHINRSKQPIHNTVVSFTGKGTGHELEVAMQWNSGYSESVHTFANTINTHEGGTHEEGFRAALTSVVNKYAKDKKLIKDKDGNLTGDDIREGLAAIVSVKVSDPQFEGQTKTKLGNTEVKSFVQRTCNEHLAHWLEANPADAKTIVQKAVSSAQARVAARKARELVRRKSATDLGGLPGKLADCRSKDPRLSEIYIVEGDSAGGSAKSGRDSMYQAILPIRGKIINVEKSRIDKVLKNNEVQSIITAFGTGIHDEFDIAKLRYHKIILMADADVDGQHITTLLLTLLFRFMRPLVEHGHVYLSCPPLYKLKWQRSEPEFAYSDRERDALMEQGLAAGKKINKDDGVQRYKGLGEMNPKELWETTMDPATRLLRLVTLDDAAAADELFSILMGEDVEARRSFITRNAKDVRFLDL, encoded by the coding sequence GTGGCTGCCAACGACTCCAACGCAAGCGGCTCTACCAGGGCGAAAGCGGGCAATCAGGACTACGGTGCCTCCAACATCACGGTCCTGGAGGGCCTCGAGGCGGTCCGCAAGCGTCCAGGTATGTACATCGGCTCCACCGGTGAGCGCGGTCTGCACCATCTGGTCCAAGAGGTTGTGGACAACTCCGTCGACGAGGCGATGGCCGGGTACGCCACGCGCGTGGATGTCACGCTGCTCGCCGACGGTGGCGTGGAAGTCGTCGACGACGGCCGCGGTATCCCGGTGGAGATGCACGCCCAGGGCATCCCCACCCTCGAGGTCGTCATGACCCAGCTGCACGCCGGCGGCAAGTTCGACTCCGACGCCTACGCGGTGTCCGGTGGTCTGCACGGCGTCGGCATCTCCGTGGTCAACGCCCTGTCGACCCGCATGGTGACCGAGATCGACCGCGACGGCTTCCATTGGAGTCAGGAGTACAAGGACTCCAAGCCCGGCAAGCTGGTCAAGGGCGAGCCCACCAAGCGCACCGGCACCACCCAGCGGTTCTGGGCCGACCCGGCGATCTTCGAGACCACCACCTACAACTTCGAGACGATCGCGCGCCGGTTGCAGGAGATGGCGTTCCTGAACAAGGGCCTCACCATCACGCTGACCGACGAGCGCGTGTCCGATGCCGAGATCACCGACGAGGTGGTCAGCGACACCGCCGAGGCGCCGAAGGCCGACGCCGAGCCGGTCGAGCACAAAGTGAAGACCCGCACCTACCACTACCCGGGCGGCCTGGCGGATTTCGTCAAGCACATCAACCGCTCCAAGCAGCCCATCCACAACACCGTCGTCTCGTTCACCGGCAAGGGCACCGGCCACGAGCTCGAGGTGGCCATGCAGTGGAACTCGGGCTACTCCGAGTCGGTGCACACCTTCGCCAACACCATCAACACCCATGAGGGCGGCACCCACGAGGAGGGCTTCCGCGCGGCGCTCACCTCGGTGGTGAACAAGTACGCCAAGGACAAGAAGCTCATCAAGGACAAGGACGGCAACCTCACCGGTGACGACATCCGCGAGGGCCTGGCCGCCATCGTGAGCGTGAAGGTGTCCGACCCGCAGTTCGAGGGCCAGACCAAGACCAAGCTGGGCAACACTGAGGTCAAGTCGTTCGTACAGCGCACCTGCAACGAGCACCTCGCGCACTGGCTGGAGGCCAACCCGGCCGACGCGAAGACCATCGTGCAGAAGGCGGTGTCCTCGGCGCAGGCCCGGGTCGCGGCGCGCAAGGCCCGCGAGCTGGTGCGGCGCAAGAGCGCGACGGATCTGGGCGGGCTGCCCGGCAAGCTGGCCGACTGCCGTTCCAAGGATCCGCGCCTGTCGGAGATCTACATCGTCGAGGGTGACTCCGCCGGTGGCTCGGCCAAGTCCGGCCGCGACTCGATGTACCAGGCGATCCTGCCGATCCGCGGAAAGATCATCAACGTCGAGAAGTCACGCATCGACAAGGTCCTCAAGAACAACGAGGTCCAGTCGATCATCACGGCGTTCGGCACCGGTATCCACGACGAGTTCGACATCGCCAAGCTGCGGTACCACAAGATCATCCTGATGGCCGACGCCGACGTGGACGGCCAGCACATCACCACGCTGCTGTTGACGCTGCTGTTCCGGTTCATGCGTCCGCTGGTCGAGCACGGGCACGTCTACCTGTCCTGCCCGCCGCTGTACAAGCTGAAGTGGCAGCGCAGCGAGCCGGAGTTCGCCTACTCCGACCGCGAGCGGGACGCGCTCATGGAACAGGGCCTGGCAGCCGGGAAGAAGATCAACAAGGACGACGGCGTGCAGCGCTACAAGGGTCTCGGCGAGATGAACCCGAAGGAGCTGTGGGAGACCACGATGGATCCGGCCACCCGGCTGCTGCGCCTGGTGACGCTGGACGACGCGGCCGCGGCGGACGAACTGTTCAGCATCCTGATGGGTGAGGACGTCGAGGCCCGGCGCAGTTTCATCACCCGC